GATTGTGAAGAGCTCGTGGGGTAAAGATTGGGGAGAAGAAGGTTACCTCTTGATGAAAAGGAATGTTAGTGAGGAGTGGCCTTATGGTGTGTGTGCCATCAATGCTGCGGCTGGTTATCCCATCAAAAGGGTTTCATCATCTTCACCTCTCTTATCTGCAGCCATATAGTGGATTAGAGCGTAGTGGAGACTATCCATCCTTTTGAAACCACTTTGTATATGTTGCCTTGGGTATGGGCATTACTACTTAAGTATTTGCCCTTTCTCCCAAAATAATAACGTTTATCAACTACAACTCTGCTAATTTGGCTTAAGGTGCTTTAATAAAACAATGGATGGTAGTTCTATAcgagttgttttggtttttgttCCTTCGATACCACCACTCCCACAAAGGCTGTTATATGCTTATAACTAAAATAGAGGGTAAAAGATTAAATATGGCATGAAGGTTTCCTATCCTCTTTTAATTAGAACTTCGATGACCTTTTATATAGTTAAATTGTTAATATTGTCATTTctttttatatacttttatttaaatttccTAAATGATATCATAGTAATTATTTCTTGGTAGGGTAGTAAAAGTGGATTGTGGTCCAAGTCAACCTGGCTCGCGTCATACTGAAGTAAAactcattaatattttttaaaattgtagtGAATCCAATTTCACAACCTGACTCATCTGGGTTAAAGCCCATGGAACCGTCCACCAAAATCACACGTGTAACCTAACTTATTTGGtggcaatttcttcctgcaacatatattttttatatacacCTCTCATAAGGTTTTAAATCAAACTTTGCTCTTGTCACATATTTGTGTATGGATGTCAATATCGGAAGTCAAATATTTGTCTACGGATATTCGCATCTAAAAGTCAACTTTGCCTATGGATATTAGTATTTGGAAGTGTCATATTTGTCTACGGATATTGTATCCATAATTGTACTCTTTGACTATAGATATACATATCTAGAAGTCAATCATcctcagtttttttttttttgtaatgtaaTGATTTTGGTACAATCGGACATAAGCATCTGGTATAGCCCCGGATATGCACATctggaaaagaaaaaacactTCTGGATACAGATATCCAAAAGTCACAGAATTTGCGAAAACTTATTGCATTGCACTGCACTGCATATCAGTTCCCACAACCATATCTCTTCTCCAACTCCATGAATGACAACTCTTCTCCTCCTCTCTGCCGCCGTGCATTAGAAACTCACTAATATGTCGTGCCTTAGATAGTCAGTGAATGTTGGGTGCACAAGGTTGGGTGTAGAGGATGCATTACCGTAGTGGAAACCTatcttttatttcattaatgATACCATAAACATTTCATATAGTTCATTAAGGGTACACAGGACATTTCAGAGAGTGTTGTTGGGTGTATGTCAAAAATGATATAGTGCAAGGAGAATTTGTCTTTATTTGTTATATTCTAGGGATGACAATATGGGTTGGCTTGTCTCACATAGGTCCGCCTCTTGTTTGGCCCACGAAATGTGGTCGAGTTGGTCTGTCCCGTGTAAGGAGTGCAGACTCATTTCACTGACCCGCCTCGCATAAGAGGTAACCCGTGagcatttttttcaaaaattaaaatttcattaattattaaaaaacttattcctacaactgaaaaaattaaaattttatctctgtttcaattcattcaattgaggtaaaaatataaattcaagtataAAGGTTGTTAGAagacttaaataaaataattaaagttttgctttgcatctatttttcatatatatgtttgtaaatatataagaatatcttatcaaagttttgctacaaaatattttaacgaagttgactaattttttaactatcctaTTGAAATATcctctttatattattttttattaacaaatttttaaaataaaactttacttaaaactataTTCATTATCACTCTTCATACTAACTCCATGGTTCACCTAAAGGTCTGGTCTTGTGTAACCTCTAAAGTCTCTTTTacctgttttttttcttttcttactgGTGTTTGGATCTCCTAATTTGTATATATTCGATTAAACATAAATGATTTACTTAGGTTGGTCAGACTGTATTTGCTAAAGTAGGAAGTTAGTGACAAACTTCTGGAATAAGGGACTGTTCGTTTTTGTGCAATTTTGTCCATGGTTAGATCactctaaagtaatttttatttatttatattttattgttgatCAACAAGAAAACTTAACTCcattaaatgattaaaataaaacattattttttgtacattaaattattatttttaaataaaataaaataaatattacattgtaataatgaattaataggatatgatttttttaaaatacagtCTAGCGGGCTAACTTGACGCAACACGATCGAAGTTGACTCCAAATTATGCAGAATGAGTTTTAAACAGATAAACAAGCCAAATTAAGCTAAATTAGGGCTGATGTTGCTAACCCTATTATTTTCTCTTGTTCCAAGAACACCTTATCCATCTAATTGTCCATCTTCATCTACATCTCCATGTATTAGACCTACTCTTTCTCAGTCCACCTGTCACTTCCATTCTCATCTTTTACCTATCTTGAGAGAAAATATGAATttgacagaaaaaaaaactttagattaaagaaaaaaaatgaaaaatgaaagaaaataaagaattttttttataaataatagtttgatatgttttttaattaataaattataacattacaaaattatttttatagttaaaattaatttaaaataaaatattattaattattttgtgtgTAACTCGTTTGTGATATTAATACAtacaaaattgtaaaaaaaaaagtaaaattgtaaattttgtaaaatcaaCTAAATTTGGTTTGAAAAGATTGCATCGAGTTAAGATTAAAGATAATAAAAGCATATAatacatagaaaaaaaaatacttaaaataattaagaaaaaacaaacaatAATATATGAGAACAATCATACGATAAATAATAAAGTCTTTCATGGAAAATGGATAGGTTGGCCCATTTGACAAACTCCTCAATTTTGCATTAAATCTTGGCATCAAATTGGTGCACACAATTATTCCACATGGTTCAAACATATCTTTTATTTGCCAACAACTTGGAAGGTTATGTGAGAGACATTTGCTTAAATTGACTGTCACACATAGGACAACACATGTACGTCTCTTGCCATTTTATAATCcagtattaaataaaataaagaataagaattttaacgtataaataattttctatttataaataacataaatacaaaatattatatatgaagAGAGGTTTAATCATCTTTccaaattgaaattttattatttaatatttggataagttaaaatttaaatattaaaacagttTTCAGTAACTTAAAAAGAAGAAATGGAATCATCattaccaaattttttttttctctctcatatatatatatatagaaattatgtaaattaggAAGAATCGCTGCCCGAAACACCCTGGAGTAACAGCCCTGCATATGATGACACTCTAAAACATCATATCAATCAATCACTAGGTTTGctgactaaaataaaaaataaaatagaaaacacaacttacataaaaaaaaatcaaaaacttCATGCCATTCACAATGactcaattttaaataaatgtaatcTAGATATTTTGTTCACTTAACAGATAACTTTTTATCTCAAGGTTCTCAGTggaaataaaattgtaaaattcatCAGGTTAACTTCATCTTTAGTGGAAATAATTATCAGgttaacaaatttatatatgtttttttaataattgatatatatttttatttaattttgtatttaaactatatttttaattgatatattgaatattttaaacattatattttttttacttatgatAAATTATAGAGTAACTTATTATGAGCTACTTGTTCTCGATATGATTAATCAtgtctttttaatttaaaattgtacTACCTCTCATTGAAAAAGAAATATAGTATGTATAATGtttaaaaagtttgaaaataatacgatgaagaaacattttcataattataaaagctaacgtttttttaaagaatattgttgtggtaaaattagtaataatgatattatttgtttagaagtaaaaaataataattaaaaatattcataatttttattttgataaatggTATTGcatatacataatatttttttgtattcacAATTTTAAGCATTATTATTTTTAGCAAGTTGTATTCTTCATCAATtatgtcactacaagaaaatcatgaaataaaaatcaattttagagacaaaaaataattagttactatagtgactaaatgagtaaattagagatattttaggaactaaataaatttttgatttctatattaatttatattattgtgaaatagtttctaaattgaaatctaattagcaaccaatgtttttgctaccaaatttagaatctaaataattggcagttaaaacattagtagctaattagatacaatttataaactatttaacaataatagaaactaatttagaaactatttttttttagtttctaaaatgtctctaatttaattactattgtgactaattattttaatttctaaaaattagtttctatttgatgattctCTCCTAGTATGTTTACACCTTTACAtattataaatcataaattGTAGAATGAATGGATTAAAATCAAACACTTTATATCTTGTTATGACAtaatagtaaatatttaaagggTGTTGAAGTaactaaatttgtattattctcaaaaattattattataatatcatTGTATTAGAATACATATGTTTATCCTAAGAGATTGGTGTTTTGTGAACACTTCTAGTATGCAGATGAAATATTAAATCATCAAAAGGAATAATAGAGCAAGTGATTGAATGTTGCACTAGTAGCCATTTTGTCAATCTAACGCATAATATTTATGTCTATACTCAAAATTTGGGAGTtgtatacttttatttattatgctAATCTTTCTTTTCGACTACACTCAATACTGAAAAATTATGTACTAGTAGATATTTTATCAATCTTATTAACAATCTTTTCCACGAAACTTAAGATTGAGAGATGTGCATACTAGTAGGCATGTTGACTAACCTTTATCATGAGGTCATTAATTGGAATGAAAGCTAAAGACTCATTGTAGATGGCAATCATACAAAAATTCTTTGATCACTTTTGTAATATTTCCtataattaagaaaaacaaacCCTTATATTCTATTAATTGTTATCTAAAGATGGAATCTGGATATTATCACAATTTACAAGAGTTGCCTTTAGTATGAccaaatcaatataataattaaattaattaattaattaataaaaaataaaaattataaaatataggCCTCGataaaataaatctaatttTAACTTGAAGAAGATTAACCAAATATAAATGGAAGCTAAAttgaattagaaaaaaaacacTGGTATTAAATACTCTAATTTGATATGTACTCCTAAGATCttagttaaaatataaataaattcaagaCAAAAATGGATTAATTATGCCAACAATCCCTCCCTTTACAACTTTTTGTTGAACTAATCTTGCAaacaattaataaaagtttaagCTTCAAAATAGTCCCCTCTTAAAAATATGTTAGCAAAAAGGGGATGTTAATAACAAGCCCGTGATATATTATTGTCCTTCTAAGCCCACTTTTCTCGGAGGACTACAGCCACACAACAATAGTCACATTTTTTCATCGAGTTATAtgaatttttctttcctttcacaTATGTAAAGATTAGAAGAGATGTTTATGTAGAATAAATGTGTTTTAGTTAATACACTTAACCATATAACTTTGTAACAATGCATATATAATAtgcaaaattaaatattagataaatttatttaataattttaaaaatatttaattatattattaataacaatatatacttataaataataaaataataaaataaaattataatatcaacaaaatctatgtagttatataaaataacaaatgtatataataataaatattattttcaaaaattttaatatatttaataaatttatttcaattcaatataaaattattttttattacaaaataagagtatttattaatattatatattagaaaaaattaattaactcaaacctaaaaaaaaaatataccatAACTCTcgttattaaaatattttttaataataaagataaatttgtaaacttatattttacacttttaagataatttttaaatttttttataactatcacatcactcacaaattttaataaatcatcctcacaaattcattatattatttctcAATCTAAACAACAATAACTCATatatcctcacacatcctctaTAATCCACTCATTCTCCACCCAAAAATCTTTCCTTAATCTAAACATAGCATAAATGAATGGAGGCAGAGGATATATAGGTATTAGGtagatttattaattttaataataacagcgatagtttataattaaatgagAATACAAGTGTACAATGATTATACTTGTTACATTATTTATATTAGTTTGAAGTATAAGTGTGCAAGTTTAGGGAATTTTGGATTGAGGGAGAGCGTTGGATGATAGCTGCATCCTCTTAACTTACCATCGAAAACGATTCCAAGTTATTAACAGAGAATCACTACATACGAAGGCAAAAGGAAGAAGCCAAGATCACGTGCCAGAGAGATGACATTTAGCACCTGGATCAATCTATACTTTTAAACCACTCTTTCTTTTCGCCTTAATTTTATTACTATACCATCGCGTTGCAATTTGTCATTTTCTCAAACAGGAATTTCCCTACCTGTTTCTTTCGTACACCttattctattttcttttatttattttaaaggaAATTAAACAGGATGAATTAAATCATCTAGGAGTAGTTcctaaaaacatttttcttttttctcatttaaattctgttttagtATTATAATGTATTTAATTGGTAAGAGAggaattttgattttgatggGGTGCTCTTGCTTATTGGTTAGTTGGAGATATCTTTCAAACCACATGTTCTAATTAACGTGTAGGAATAAATTACATGGGAGAAGCTTGGCAATTAAAATGACTAAAGAGGGACCAAAAACCTTTCGTAACTGATCGGAGGACTAATTTAGTGGAAGACCCAGAATTATTGAGTCAAGTATTTTGTAATCTAGTGTTTGCATGTGATTTGTTTTAGACAATAATTGCAATTGGTGTTTGACCCTTCTCCACACACAATCTATCATACTCACCCATATTAGTCAATACAgttctattatttttttgtgtCCAAACCAAACATATCACTCTTCTTGCTTTGTCGAAAAGACTAATCATTCTATCAAACTATAATTATTCTCTGCTGATTCCTCTGATTAATGGAGCCATTATCAtcaaataatttgattttacgTAACATGGATGTGTGTTCCTCCTTATATTCATGTTGCAAAGTATTGTCAACTCTTGGTTTGGACATGTCATTTGTGACTTCTACTGTGGGCACTACGGTTTAGCTGAACAAGTCTCCCATTGCATCATATTCTATTTGGATCATTAATGCATCATAGACTCGAGTAATTGAACTGGGACCCCATTAGTTTCAAAGCAAGCCCAAGTCATCTTCAAAACTCTCTTTCCAGATTGAAGTTCATAATTTGAGTTTTACATTCTATCTCAATTCCCACACTTCCCCTCAATTAAACCATACCCAACAAAAAAAACATCCCCATATTCCATACCAATTACGTCATGGCAGCAAATACTTTAAATGAAATCCAAaagtcaaaaataaaataaaaaaatcgcAATCACCGCATCACTGAGAgctaatcttattttttttttatttcttttaaaagactATTCTTCCCTCTCTTTTTTCAATTTCCGTTAAATTAAATTATCTGTCAAGTTTCACCTTCCATGTCATGTTCAATCGCCGTTAACTCTCCCTTTAAAACATATGACGCCGTTGCCTCCTTCCCACTTCCTCTATATCCACTAGCCGCGAACCTAAGCAACATTAGAGAAAACAAACCAAGctctgttttttttcttttcttttctttctagcTAGGACAGGAAAACCAAAACAGTGGCGCACAATGAAGCCCTTTTGCAGATTCTTGATTCTCTTATCGCTATTTTCTCTGGTGGAATCTTCATGCAACAGTGATGAAGAGCACGTCTTGGTGTCGAAGGCTTTCAAATCAGTCTCTGGCTTCAACGCTTACTCCTGGTTCCAAACCAACTGTTCACAAGCTCAAATCACCAGAATAGTACTTCCATCCCAAAACCTCACTGGCACAATCTCCTGGGGTTACCTGAGGAACATGTCCAACCTACAGGTTCTCGATCTCTCAGGAAATTCCTTACAAGGCCACGTGCCAAGCTGGTTTTGGTCAACTTCATCCTTGTTGGAAATAAACCTCTCCAGAAACAGGTTCGGAGGGAGCATCATTGTTCACTCCTCCAAACCCACACCACAAAATACCTCGTTTTCGTTTTCATCCATTCAAACGCTCAATCTCTCCCACAACAGGTTCACCAATTCAATCCAACTTTCTGCCTTCCAGAACCTTAAAATCCTCGACCTTTCCAATAACAACCTGCGAACACTCCCCTCCGGACTCCAAAACCTCTTCAAGCTTGTACACCTCGATCTCTCAAACTGTAATCTCCAAACCAACGTAAAACCAGTTTCCTCTCTTCACTCTTTTCGCTACTTGGACTTATCAAACAACACCTTCGCGGGAAATTTCCCTTTGGATTTCCCTCCACTCTCCACCCTCGAGTTCCTGAACATCTCCTATAACAACTTCACCTCATCAACTAGCCTAACCAAATTCAACAGTTTCGGTAAATCAGCTTTTGTCCACGCTGGCAACAATTTCACCTACGACAACACCGCGTCGAAAACGACCAACAGCAGTAAAAACTCAGCGCAAGCCACCCacaagaaacaagggaagagaaaatccAAAGCGCTGATTGCTGCAGCCTCGTCAGCAGGATCAGCCCTTGTCCTAATTCTGTTGTCCATTTGGGTACTCCGCATTATTATTCGGAAGAGGAAGCAACGCGCCAAGAGGAGCAAGTGGGCGATTTCCATGCCGGTTCCACATGGAATGAACGTGGTGACTAGCAGGGTGGAGAAATCAGGGCCGTTCGCGTTCGAGACTGAATCGGGGTCAACGTGGGTGGCTGACCTGAAGGAACCGTCTTCTGCGCCGGTGGTGATGTTCGAGAAGCCGTTGATGAACCTTAGCTTCAAGGACCTCATTGTTGCCACCTCACACTTCGGTAAAGACTCGCTGCTCGCGGAGGGAAGGTGTGGGCCCGTTTACAGAGCCGTGCTGCCGGGGGACCTCCACGTGGCAATCAAGGTCCTGGAACACGCTAGAGACGTTGATCCTGATGACTCAGTCGCCACGTTCGTTGACCTCTCAAGACTCAAGCACCCCAACCTGTTGCCCCTCTCCGGTTACTGCATTGCTGGTAAGCGTGCCGTACTCCACACTCTGTttcaaaataaatgtttttttttaattttcgttGCTCTG
The sequence above is a segment of the Phaseolus vulgaris cultivar G19833 chromosome 2, P. vulgaris v2.0, whole genome shotgun sequence genome. Coding sequences within it:
- the LOC137812146 gene encoding calmodulin-binding receptor kinase CaMRLK-like, translating into MKPFCRFLILLSLFSLVESSCNSDEEHVLVSKAFKSVSGFNAYSWFQTNCSQAQITRIVLPSQNLTGTISWGYLRNMSNLQVLDLSGNSLQGHVPSWFWSTSSLLEINLSRNRFGGSIIVHSSKPTPQNTSFSFSSIQTLNLSHNRFTNSIQLSAFQNLKILDLSNNNLRTLPSGLQNLFKLVHLDLSNCNLQTNVKPVSSLHSFRYLDLSNNTFAGNFPLDFPPLSTLEFLNISYNNFTSSTSLTKFNSFGKSAFVHAGNNFTYDNTASKTTNSSKNSAQATHKKQGKRKSKALIAAASSAGSALVLILLSIWVLRIIIRKRKQRAKRSKWAISMPVPHGMNVVTSRVEKSGPFAFETESGSTWVADLKEPSSAPVVMFEKPLMNLSFKDLIVATSHFGKDSLLAEGRCGPVYRAVLPGDLHVAIKVLEHARDVDPDDSVATFVDLSRLKHPNLLPLSGYCIAGKEKLVLYEYMANGDLGRWLHELPTGDTNVEDWTSDTWEIQNGVVDDGSPEKMGWLTRHRIAVGIARGLAYLHHARSKPVVHGHFVTSNILLADDFEPRISDFGLRPDPNPNGGIEADVYCFGAALMELLTGKESTAETVAAARKAVREGNGVRVVDERLLVGGDSVVSEMVESLRVAFLCTAEDPWKRPTMQQVLGLLKDIRPHEQQLVTS